A single window of Actinoallomurus bryophytorum DNA harbors:
- a CDS encoding IclR family transcriptional regulator has protein sequence MDNSSGVGVLDKAVLVLNALEAGPASLAQLVQTTGLARPTAHRLAVALEHHRLVHRDTQGRFILGPRLSELAAAAGEDRLLAVAQPILTQLRDLTGESAQLYRRQGDSRVCVAAAERASGLRDTVPVGSALPMTAGSAAQILLAWEEPDRLHRGLRGAKFTATTLASVRRRGWAQSVAEREQGVASVSAPIRGTGARVIAAISVSGPIERLSRSPGRMHAPPILAAAEKISESMRRP, from the coding sequence ATGGACAACTCTAGCGGAGTCGGCGTACTTGACAAAGCGGTCCTCGTCCTAAACGCCCTGGAGGCCGGGCCCGCGTCCCTGGCCCAGCTCGTGCAGACGACCGGCCTGGCCAGGCCGACCGCCCACCGGCTCGCCGTCGCGCTGGAGCACCACCGCCTGGTCCACCGCGACACTCAGGGCCGGTTCATCCTCGGCCCGCGGCTGTCCGAGCTGGCCGCAGCGGCCGGTGAGGACCGGCTGCTGGCCGTCGCCCAGCCGATCCTGACCCAGCTGCGCGACCTGACCGGCGAGAGCGCCCAGCTGTACCGCCGCCAGGGCGACTCACGTGTCTGCGTGGCCGCGGCCGAACGCGCGAGCGGCTTGCGCGACACCGTCCCGGTGGGCAGCGCGCTGCCGATGACGGCCGGGTCGGCGGCCCAGATCCTGCTGGCGTGGGAGGAACCGGACCGCCTGCACCGCGGGCTGCGCGGCGCGAAGTTCACCGCGACCACCCTCGCCTCCGTACGCCGCCGCGGCTGGGCCCAGAGCGTCGCCGAACGCGAGCAGGGCGTCGCGTCGGTGTCGGCCCCGATCCGCGGCACGGGCGCGCGGGTGATCGCCGCGATCTCGGTCTCCGGCCCCATCGAACGCCTGAGCCGCTCCCCGGGCCGCATGCACGCCCCACCGATCCTGGCCGCCGCCGAGAAGATCTCCGAATCCATGCGCCGCCCCTGA
- a CDS encoding TlpA disulfide reductase family protein: protein MEYTLLGEDGEQRLNLDAELRAPLTEPVLGWVRKPYGWCRGDACIPAARVRDAETEWAIDVIAFAELTGRLAAVDREERVIAFADAEPSLTTGRAPDFTLGGRSLSDFRGRKVALVFWASWCGCRYDLPAWEERHQALEPHGLTVVSIACDRDPEQAKPWQSDLTHPALADADGIVAERYNVVNVPTVVWIDEEGRIARPQDTQTATDLFRSMNGIDSEASLAALRRWVVDGDRGLTDAQIGANLRVPTRDEQHARAHARLAVWLARRDRTEAAARHVEQAAELAPHDVTIRRGLMPLTGLDPFGDAYFALREELEARKIPIYRPLNA from the coding sequence ATGGAGTACACCCTTCTCGGCGAGGACGGCGAACAGCGGCTGAACCTGGACGCCGAGCTGCGCGCGCCGTTGACCGAGCCGGTGCTCGGCTGGGTACGCAAGCCGTACGGCTGGTGCCGCGGCGATGCATGCATCCCGGCGGCGCGCGTCCGCGACGCCGAGACCGAGTGGGCCATCGACGTCATCGCCTTCGCCGAGCTGACCGGCAGGCTCGCCGCCGTCGACCGCGAGGAGCGTGTGATCGCCTTCGCCGACGCCGAGCCGTCTCTCACCACGGGCCGGGCGCCGGACTTCACGCTCGGCGGCCGGTCCCTGAGCGACTTCCGCGGACGCAAGGTGGCCCTGGTGTTCTGGGCGTCATGGTGCGGCTGCCGGTACGACCTGCCGGCCTGGGAGGAACGCCACCAGGCGCTGGAGCCCCACGGCCTCACCGTGGTGAGCATCGCCTGTGACCGTGACCCGGAGCAGGCGAAGCCCTGGCAGAGCGACCTCACCCACCCCGCCTTGGCCGACGCCGACGGGATCGTGGCCGAGCGCTACAACGTGGTCAACGTGCCGACCGTCGTCTGGATCGACGAGGAGGGCCGGATCGCACGGCCGCAGGACACACAGACGGCGACGGACCTGTTCCGTTCGATGAACGGCATCGACTCCGAGGCGTCGCTCGCGGCACTGCGCCGCTGGGTCGTCGACGGGGACCGCGGTCTCACCGACGCACAGATCGGTGCGAACCTCCGCGTCCCCACCCGAGACGAACAGCACGCACGCGCGCACGCCCGGCTCGCGGTCTGGCTCGCCCGCCGGGACCGCACGGAGGCGGCCGCCCGCCACGTCGAACAAGCCGCCGAACTGGCACCGCACGACGTCACCATCCGCCGCGGCCTGATGCCCTTGACGGGCCTCGACCCGTTCGGCGACGCGTACTTCGCGCTACGGGAGGAGCTGGAGGCCCGGAAGATCCCCATCTACCGCCCGTTGAACGCCTGA